The following are from one region of the Streptomyces rubrogriseus genome:
- a CDS encoding alpha/beta fold hydrolase, translating to MTDDSTAPNRSCDRNPVPGLPLYDLAGFTHRWVDAEGIRLHAVEGGRPAGPTVALLAGFPQTWWAWRKVMPGLAERFRVIAIDLPGQGHSDRPRGGYDTHTVASRVQAALTALDVPKYWLVAHDVGAWVAFSLALKYEERLHGVALLDAGIPGITLPDSVPTDPERAWKTWHFAFHLVPELPETLLRGRERDYVGWFLKVKALSPDTFDGAEIDHYAAALAAEGGLSASLAYYRDAAESARRNHDALERGHLTVPVLGISSSHGSIPDMAASISPWAENATGVLVPRAGHFIPDEQPEATVDVLTAFIDHERAE from the coding sequence ATGACCGACGACTCCACAGCCCCGAACCGCTCCTGCGATCGGAACCCGGTCCCCGGGTTGCCGCTGTACGACCTTGCGGGTTTCACTCACCGCTGGGTCGACGCGGAAGGCATCCGGCTTCACGCCGTGGAAGGCGGCCGGCCGGCCGGTCCCACCGTCGCCCTGCTCGCCGGATTCCCGCAGACCTGGTGGGCTTGGCGAAAGGTGATGCCGGGCCTTGCGGAGCGATTCCGTGTGATCGCGATCGATCTGCCGGGTCAGGGCCACTCCGACCGCCCCCGCGGGGGCTACGACACGCACACCGTCGCTTCACGTGTCCAGGCCGCGCTGACCGCGCTCGACGTTCCGAAGTACTGGCTCGTCGCCCACGACGTCGGGGCCTGGGTCGCCTTCTCGCTGGCCCTGAAGTACGAAGAGCGCCTGCACGGTGTCGCTCTGCTTGACGCGGGCATCCCCGGAATCACCCTGCCGGACTCCGTCCCAACGGACCCCGAACGGGCCTGGAAGACCTGGCACTTCGCCTTCCACCTGGTGCCCGAACTCCCCGAGACCCTGCTCAGGGGCCGCGAGCGTGACTACGTCGGCTGGTTCTTGAAGGTCAAGGCCCTGTCCCCGGACACCTTCGACGGCGCCGAGATCGACCACTACGCCGCCGCCCTCGCGGCCGAGGGGGGTCTCTCGGCGTCTCTCGCCTACTACCGCGACGCCGCGGAATCAGCACGTAGGAATCATGACGCTCTCGAACGAGGGCACCTGACCGTCCCGGTCCTGGGAATCTCCAGCTCCCACGGCTCGATACCCGACATGGCCGCCTCCATCAGCCCGTGGGCGGAGAACGCGACCGGCGTCCTCGTCCCCCGGGCCGGACACTTCATTCCCGACGAGCAGCCCGAGGCGACCGTGGACGTGTTGACCGCGTTCATCGATCACGAGCGTGCCGAGTAG
- a CDS encoding Type 1 glutamine amidotransferase-like domain-containing protein: MTAPEPTILATSGGHRAGGRTMVAFDALVHHAVDLSGAHGRRPRVLYVGTAIGDAEHFTARMTEAARVAGFDLTPLHLFPMPNVEDVEETVLAQDVVWVMGGSVANLLAVWRVHGLDRIMRKAWEAGVVLSGVSAGSLCWFRGGATDSFGPELRPITDALDFLPYGNGVHYDVDPGRRPLIHRLVADGTLPTAHCTDDGVGLVYRGTELTEAVTEVPGKGAYVVVRDGDTAVEERIEPRELPGPRR, from the coding sequence ATGACGGCACCGGAACCCACCATCCTCGCCACCTCGGGCGGTCATCGCGCGGGCGGCCGGACCATGGTGGCCTTCGACGCCCTGGTCCATCACGCGGTGGACCTCTCGGGCGCGCACGGCCGGCGCCCCCGCGTCCTGTACGTGGGCACCGCCATAGGGGACGCCGAGCACTTCACCGCCCGCATGACGGAGGCCGCCCGGGTCGCCGGGTTCGACCTGACGCCGCTGCACCTGTTCCCCATGCCCAACGTCGAGGACGTCGAGGAGACCGTGCTCGCCCAGGACGTCGTCTGGGTGATGGGCGGATCGGTGGCCAACCTGCTGGCCGTGTGGCGCGTGCACGGCCTCGACCGGATCATGCGCAAGGCGTGGGAGGCGGGCGTCGTGCTCAGCGGCGTGAGCGCGGGCTCGCTGTGCTGGTTCCGGGGCGGCGCCACCGATTCCTTCGGTCCCGAACTGCGCCCGATCACCGACGCGTTGGACTTCCTGCCCTACGGCAACGGCGTCCACTACGACGTCGACCCGGGCCGCCGTCCGCTGATCCACCGCCTCGTCGCCGACGGCACCCTCCCGACGGCCCACTGCACGGACGACGGGGTGGGCCTCGTCTACCGCGGCACCGAACTGACCGAGGCGGTCACCGAAGTCCCGGGCAAGGGCGCCTACGTGGTCGTCCGCGACGGCGACACGGCGGTGGAGGAGCGGATCGAGCCGCGGGAACTGCCCGGTCCGAGGCGCTGA
- a CDS encoding LysR family transcriptional regulator codes for MGTFDLNLARVFVLLYETGSVTATAETLHVTQPTVSYSLGKLRRHFDDELFRRNGRGLSPTAGARRLYLPLQRALAEIDGTVRQGDLFDAGSMSGRFTIALSDLGEATLLPRLVATARERAPGVSFTVRPFDVEDAEGQLRRGDLDAFVATPVITSHLTVRIPLFRERYVLMVAADHPRVRGDAVTAADLAAEHHATVFGPSGHVTPRALLGAHGLLERVAVDATRFSMLPYLLEQTDLVAIVPEYVGEVFTASHRVRLVRLPFETEPIEIALYARHESSRSPAQRWLVQFMAEVLGEQVSPAQLPPSSRR; via the coding sequence ATGGGCACCTTCGATCTCAACCTGGCCCGTGTGTTCGTACTGCTCTACGAGACGGGCAGCGTCACGGCCACCGCCGAGACGCTCCACGTCACGCAGCCCACGGTCAGCTACAGCCTGGGCAAGCTGCGGCGGCACTTCGACGACGAGCTGTTCCGCCGCAACGGACGCGGGCTGTCCCCCACCGCCGGCGCACGGCGGCTGTACCTGCCGCTCCAGCGCGCGCTGGCCGAGATCGACGGGACGGTCCGCCAGGGCGACCTCTTCGACGCCGGGAGCATGTCGGGCCGGTTCACCATCGCCCTGTCCGACCTCGGTGAGGCGACGCTGCTGCCGAGGCTCGTGGCCACCGCGCGCGAGCGGGCGCCGGGCGTGTCCTTCACCGTCCGCCCCTTCGACGTGGAGGACGCCGAGGGCCAGCTGCGCCGCGGCGACCTCGACGCGTTCGTGGCCACCCCGGTGATCACCTCGCACCTCACCGTGCGCATCCCGCTCTTCCGCGAGCGCTACGTCCTGATGGTCGCGGCCGACCATCCGCGGGTGCGCGGCGACGCGGTCACAGCGGCGGACCTCGCCGCCGAGCACCACGCGACGGTGTTCGGACCGAGCGGCCACGTCACGCCCAGGGCACTGCTGGGCGCGCACGGGCTCCTGGAACGGGTGGCCGTGGACGCCACCCGCTTCTCGATGCTGCCCTACCTGCTGGAGCAGACCGACCTGGTGGCCATCGTCCCCGAGTACGTCGGCGAGGTCTTCACCGCGTCCCACCGGGTGCGCCTGGTGCGGCTGCCGTTCGAGACCGAACCCATCGAGATCGCCCTGTACGCGCGGCACGAGTCCTCGCGCAGCCCGGCCCAGCGCTGGCTCGTGCAGTTCATGGCCGAGGTACTGGGCGAGCAGGTGAGCCCGGCCCAGCTGCCGCCGTCCAGCCGTCGTTAG
- the mdlC gene encoding benzoylformate decarboxylase translates to MPSVRRVSHELLERQGLTTVFGNPGSNELPFLAELPDGFRYVLGLHEGAVVGMADGYAQATGRPVLVNLHAASGSGNAMGALTNAVASRTPLVVVAGQQVRPAIGPEANLASVDAPALMKPLVGWAAEPACAGDVPRALAQAVFEARLQRRPTYLSVPYDDWSAEVDDNALAVLDRRVLRAAVPGGEQRRWLVEQVASARRPALVLGGDIDSAGRFDDAVRLAERLGGPVWAAPSQFRLPFPNRHPLFRGVLPAGIAPVSEAFEGHDLVLVLGAPVFRYHEHLPGRYLPEGTRLIQVTDDASAAARAPMGEALVADPGAVVDVLLEALDAADRPADPYRPVPEPLTAEGPALHPEQVFGALREEMPEDTAYVVESTSTNAAWWRQMDLRRQGSYYFPAAGGLGFGLPGAVGVAMAQPDRPVVGVIGDGSANYGITALWTAAQHRVPLTVVLLRNGTYGALRWFGGLLGVPDAPGLDIPGLDFTRIAEGYGVRAQHVGSVAELRAALAETPEHPRLIQVDTALTTPS, encoded by the coding sequence GTGCCATCCGTGCGTCGTGTCTCCCACGAACTCCTGGAGCGCCAGGGGCTCACCACCGTCTTCGGCAATCCGGGCTCCAACGAGCTGCCCTTCCTCGCCGAGCTGCCCGACGGCTTCCGCTACGTCCTCGGTCTGCACGAGGGCGCCGTGGTGGGGATGGCGGACGGGTACGCCCAGGCGACCGGTCGCCCGGTGCTGGTCAACCTGCACGCCGCCTCCGGTTCGGGCAACGCCATGGGCGCCCTGACGAACGCCGTCGCCTCCCGTACGCCGCTCGTGGTGGTGGCCGGGCAGCAGGTGCGCCCCGCCATCGGCCCCGAGGCCAACCTGGCCAGCGTCGACGCACCCGCCCTGATGAAGCCGCTGGTCGGCTGGGCGGCGGAACCGGCGTGCGCCGGGGACGTGCCGCGCGCGCTCGCCCAGGCCGTCTTCGAGGCGCGGCTGCAGCGTCGGCCCACCTACCTGTCCGTGCCGTACGACGACTGGTCGGCCGAGGTCGACGACAACGCCCTGGCCGTGCTCGACCGGCGGGTGCTGCGGGCCGCGGTGCCCGGCGGCGAGCAGCGCCGGTGGCTCGTGGAGCAGGTCGCCTCGGCCCGGCGCCCCGCGCTCGTGCTGGGCGGCGACATCGACTCGGCCGGCCGGTTCGACGACGCGGTGCGGCTGGCCGAGCGGCTGGGCGGTCCGGTGTGGGCGGCGCCCTCGCAGTTCCGGCTGCCGTTCCCGAACCGGCATCCGCTGTTCCGGGGCGTGCTGCCCGCCGGGATCGCACCGGTCTCCGAGGCGTTCGAGGGCCATGACCTAGTGCTCGTGCTGGGCGCGCCGGTCTTCCGCTACCACGAGCACCTGCCCGGCCGGTACCTGCCCGAGGGCACCCGGCTGATCCAGGTGACCGACGACGCCTCCGCCGCCGCGCGGGCGCCGATGGGCGAGGCGCTGGTCGCCGACCCGGGTGCCGTCGTCGACGTACTCCTGGAGGCGCTCGACGCCGCCGACAGGCCCGCGGATCCCTACCGGCCGGTGCCCGAGCCGCTCACCGCCGAGGGCCCGGCGCTCCATCCGGAGCAGGTCTTCGGCGCGCTGCGCGAGGAGATGCCCGAGGACACCGCGTACGTCGTCGAGTCGACGTCGACCAACGCGGCGTGGTGGCGCCAGATGGACCTGCGCCGCCAGGGCTCCTACTACTTCCCGGCGGCCGGAGGGCTCGGTTTCGGGCTGCCCGGCGCGGTGGGCGTCGCGATGGCCCAGCCCGACCGCCCGGTGGTCGGCGTGATCGGGGACGGCTCGGCCAACTACGGCATCACCGCGCTGTGGACGGCCGCGCAGCACCGGGTCCCGCTCACCGTCGTCCTGCTGCGCAACGGCACGTACGGGGCGCTGCGCTGGTTCGGTGGGCTGCTCGGCGTGCCCGACGCGCCGGGACTCGACATCCCCGGCCTCGACTTCACCCGCATCGCGGAGGGCTACGGCGTCCGCGCCCAGCACGTCGGCTCGGTGGCCGAGCTGCGCGCCGCGCTCGCCGAGACACCCGAGCACCCCCGGCTGATCCAGGTCGACACGGCGCTCACCACGCCCTCCTGA
- a CDS encoding benzaldehyde dehydrogenase, with translation MTLLDSAVWGGKFYSEGWQDSPTEQPVTEPATGDRLGTVGLASAEDVNRAAARAAEAQRAWAATSPQQRAAVLRRAGELFTEHAAEIEDWLVREAGSVRSKAGFEAGLAIGECFECAGLPTHPQGEVLTSEESRWSLARRRPAGVVSVIAPFNFPLILGLRSVAPALALGNAVLLKPDPRTAVSGGVVIARIFEEAGLPAGVLHLLPGDGSVGRAVVEAPEVRVISFTGSTPVGRAIGEQAGRLLKRAHLELGGNNALVVLPGADVAKAASAGAFGSYLHQGQICMTTGRHIVHESLVEEYTAALAAKAEALPVGDPARQDVALGPIIDRRQLERVHGIVTDSVAAGAKVAAGGEIDGAGYRATVLTGLTTDMPAWREEIFGPVAPVISFATTEEAARIVNDCEYGLSVGILGDVGTAMKLADRIDSGKVHINEQTVSDEPNAPFGGVKASGTGSRFGGAAANVEAFTETQWLTVRPDIADYPF, from the coding sequence ATGACACTCCTGGACAGCGCCGTCTGGGGCGGGAAGTTCTACAGCGAAGGCTGGCAGGACTCCCCCACCGAGCAGCCGGTGACCGAGCCCGCCACCGGCGACCGGCTCGGCACGGTGGGCCTGGCCTCGGCCGAGGACGTGAACCGCGCCGCCGCCCGGGCCGCCGAGGCCCAGCGCGCGTGGGCGGCGACCTCGCCGCAGCAGCGGGCGGCCGTACTGCGGCGCGCGGGTGAGCTGTTCACCGAGCACGCCGCCGAGATCGAGGACTGGCTGGTGCGCGAGGCCGGCTCGGTGCGGTCCAAGGCGGGCTTCGAGGCGGGGCTGGCGATCGGCGAGTGCTTCGAGTGCGCCGGGCTGCCGACGCACCCCCAGGGCGAGGTACTCACCTCGGAGGAGTCCCGCTGGTCGCTCGCCCGGCGCCGCCCCGCCGGTGTCGTCAGCGTGATCGCGCCCTTCAACTTCCCGCTCATCCTCGGTCTGCGGTCGGTGGCCCCCGCGCTGGCGCTCGGCAACGCCGTGCTGCTGAAGCCGGACCCGCGCACCGCGGTGAGCGGCGGTGTCGTCATCGCCCGGATCTTCGAGGAGGCGGGGCTTCCGGCCGGTGTCCTGCACCTGCTGCCGGGCGACGGGTCGGTCGGCCGGGCGGTCGTGGAGGCACCCGAGGTGCGGGTGATCTCGTTCACCGGTTCCACGCCGGTCGGACGGGCGATCGGCGAGCAGGCCGGGCGGCTGCTGAAGCGGGCGCACCTGGAGCTGGGCGGCAACAACGCGCTGGTCGTGCTGCCCGGCGCGGACGTGGCGAAGGCGGCCTCGGCGGGCGCGTTCGGCTCGTATCTGCACCAGGGGCAGATCTGCATGACGACCGGCCGGCACATCGTGCACGAGTCGCTGGTCGAGGAGTACACCGCCGCTCTCGCCGCGAAGGCCGAGGCGCTGCCGGTGGGCGACCCGGCGCGTCAGGACGTGGCGCTGGGCCCGATCATCGACCGGCGGCAGCTGGAGCGGGTGCACGGCATCGTCACCGACAGCGTCGCGGCGGGCGCCAAGGTCGCCGCGGGCGGCGAGATCGACGGCGCCGGATACCGCGCCACCGTCCTGACCGGCCTGACGACGGACATGCCGGCCTGGCGCGAGGAGATCTTCGGCCCGGTCGCGCCCGTCATCTCCTTCGCCACCACGGAGGAGGCCGCGCGGATCGTCAACGACTGCGAGTACGGACTGTCGGTCGGCATCCTCGGCGACGTCGGTACGGCGATGAAGCTCGCCGACCGGATCGACTCCGGCAAGGTGCACATCAACGAGCAGACGGTCAGCGACGAGCCCAACGCCCCCTTCGGCGGGGTCAAGGCGTCGGGCACCGGCTCCCGGTTCGGCGGCGCCGCGGCCAACGTGGAGGCGTTCACCGAGACCCAGTGGCTCACGGTCCGCCCGGACATCGCCGACTACCCGTTCTGA
- a CDS encoding MFS transporter: MASTTTSGAPAQTGRAVGGTWTVILCWITVLLEGYDLVVLGAIIPTLLKTHHLGMTAGDATTIATLSLVGVAIGAVCVGPLADRLGRRRLLIGSVVLFSVLTIVVPLANSVAMFAALRLLAGLGLGACMPVSLTMMAEHMPASRRARASTLTMTGYHTGAVITSLLALQVSDNWEILFYLLGVVGLVIAAIQWFKLPESAAFERAKRDGAQRVPFTELLKPAYLRAGIGIWVASFMGLLLVYGLNTWLPKLMNDAGYPVPTAVTQLLVLNIGGVVGLVLGGYVADRRGIKGTTMVWFAVSVLMLGCLSIKMESDLLLNVVVFFTGVFVFSAMVLVYAYVTHYYPASVRGTALGSASGIGRIGSIVGPSITGALVASGVGHPWGFYFFAAVAVLGFLAVLTLPRGGGAEPAGATAPAAPAAPAG, encoded by the coding sequence ATGGCTTCCACCACCACGTCCGGCGCGCCCGCGCAGACCGGCCGCGCCGTCGGCGGCACCTGGACGGTGATCCTGTGCTGGATCACCGTCCTGCTGGAGGGCTACGACCTCGTCGTCCTCGGCGCCATCATCCCCACCCTGCTCAAGACCCACCACCTCGGCATGACCGCGGGCGACGCGACCACCATCGCGACGCTCTCGCTGGTGGGCGTCGCCATCGGCGCGGTCTGCGTCGGTCCGCTGGCCGACCGGCTGGGCCGCCGTCGCCTGCTCATCGGCTCGGTCGTGCTCTTCTCGGTCCTCACCATCGTGGTGCCGCTGGCGAACTCCGTCGCGATGTTCGCCGCGCTGCGCCTCCTCGCCGGTCTGGGCCTGGGCGCCTGTATGCCGGTCTCGCTCACGATGATGGCCGAGCACATGCCGGCCAGCCGCCGGGCACGGGCCAGCACCCTGACGATGACCGGCTACCACACCGGTGCGGTGATCACCTCGCTGCTGGCCCTCCAGGTGTCCGACAACTGGGAGATCCTCTTCTACCTGCTCGGCGTCGTCGGCCTGGTGATCGCCGCGATCCAGTGGTTCAAGCTGCCGGAGTCGGCGGCCTTCGAGCGGGCCAAGCGGGACGGGGCGCAGCGGGTGCCGTTCACCGAGCTGCTCAAGCCGGCGTACCTGCGCGCGGGCATCGGCATCTGGGTCGCCTCGTTCATGGGTCTGCTGCTGGTCTACGGCCTCAACACCTGGCTGCCCAAGCTGATGAACGACGCGGGCTACCCCGTGCCGACGGCCGTGACCCAGCTCCTGGTGCTCAACATCGGCGGGGTCGTCGGCCTGGTCCTGGGCGGGTACGTCGCCGACCGGCGGGGCATCAAGGGCACCACGATGGTCTGGTTCGCCGTCTCGGTGCTCATGCTGGGGTGTCTGAGCATCAAGATGGAGAGCGACCTGCTGCTCAACGTCGTGGTCTTCTTCACCGGCGTGTTCGTCTTCTCGGCCATGGTGCTCGTCTACGCGTACGTGACGCACTACTACCCGGCGTCCGTGCGCGGCACCGCGCTCGGCTCGGCGTCCGGGATCGGCCGGATCGGCTCGATCGTCGGCCCGTCGATCACCGGCGCGCTGGTCGCCTCGGGGGTCGGGCACCCGTGGGGCTTCTACTTCTTCGCCGCGGTGGCGGTCCTCGGCTTCCTGGCCGTACTGACGCTGCCGCGCGGCGGCGGGGCCGAGCCGGCCGGGGCCACGGCGCCCGCGGCGCCCGCCGCACCGGCCGGGTGA
- a CDS encoding PepSY domain-containing protein → MSSARRLPSLRSLAVTGALGASVLLLTACTNADTTRSSVAEAAQTESPSPTGTDTQSPSPTGSPSMNEDQTQRKDLVSATKVTWDKAADTAVKEVPEGKLVDLELKRVEADATASPTGSPTGSPSPSMPNPAPSEGAPEWEAKVAQSDGTLHRIDIDAVSGKVFRTMVDPDQDPDDKTQVTEWLDKAKQTPQQAVKAATAKAKGTVTHVELGDNDNQQVVWGVDVVDKGNWNKTTVEVDAANGKVLSQKVDKD, encoded by the coding sequence ATGAGCTCTGCACGACGACTTCCCTCCTTGCGTTCGCTGGCCGTGACCGGTGCCCTGGGCGCCTCCGTCCTGCTGCTGACGGCCTGCACGAACGCCGACACGACCCGTTCCAGCGTCGCGGAGGCGGCCCAGACCGAGTCTCCCTCCCCGACCGGCACCGATACCCAGTCCCCGTCCCCCACCGGCTCTCCCTCGATGAACGAGGACCAGACCCAGCGCAAGGACCTCGTCTCCGCGACGAAGGTCACCTGGGACAAGGCCGCCGACACCGCCGTCAAGGAGGTCCCCGAGGGCAAGCTCGTGGACCTCGAACTCAAGCGCGTGGAGGCCGACGCAACGGCGTCGCCGACGGGCTCGCCGACCGGCTCCCCGAGCCCCAGCATGCCGAACCCCGCGCCCAGTGAGGGTGCCCCCGAGTGGGAGGCCAAGGTCGCCCAGTCCGACGGCACCCTGCACCGCATCGACATCGACGCGGTGAGCGGCAAGGTCTTCCGCACCATGGTCGACCCGGACCAGGACCCCGACGACAAGACCCAGGTCACCGAGTGGCTGGACAAGGCCAAGCAGACGCCGCAGCAGGCGGTCAAGGCGGCCACCGCCAAGGCCAAGGGCACCGTCACCCACGTCGAACTCGGCGACAACGACAACCAGCAGGTCGTCTGGGGCGTCGACGTGGTCGACAAGGGCAACTGGAACAAGACCACCGTCGAGGTCGACGCGGCCAACGGCAAGGTGCTGAGCCAGAAGGTCGACAAGGACTGA
- a CDS encoding LysR family transcriptional regulator has protein sequence MELEVRHLRALCAIADAGSLHRAARQLGVAQPTLSTQLTRIEQALGGPLFTRERTGCRPTPLGRTVLGRARPLLTDMNTLVREARAAAAGGDSRLRVGSTASRALAGWLRRLRRPGLEPTLQMDVSANALLRRVTDGQLDVAFVHEVEGCALHIPEDLRLRVLVEREPQFVMLPADHPAAARPVVGLADLADDRWMVDPTVDGEWDGVHRMLRAVGLNPRVLHGDYHTAASLVATGEVVTVCQPSSQSRPDTAVRRLYGDPLGVRLLLAARTRAELDAVFPALEDAYWEAARQSTAYREWLEGGGIRTLPRCPVTATGGGRVEFVRAR, from the coding sequence ATGGAGCTCGAGGTGAGGCACCTACGCGCACTGTGCGCCATCGCCGACGCCGGCAGCCTGCACCGGGCGGCACGCCAACTGGGTGTCGCGCAGCCCACGTTGAGCACCCAGTTGACCCGCATCGAACAGGCCCTGGGCGGACCGCTGTTCACCCGGGAGCGCACCGGCTGCCGCCCCACCCCGCTCGGCCGGACGGTGCTCGGCCGGGCCCGTCCGCTGCTGACCGACATGAACACCCTGGTCCGCGAGGCCCGCGCCGCCGCGGCCGGCGGCGACAGCAGGCTGCGGGTCGGCTCCACGGCCAGCCGGGCCCTGGCCGGCTGGCTGCGCCGGCTCAGACGGCCGGGCCTGGAACCGACCCTGCAGATGGACGTCTCCGCCAACGCGCTGCTGCGCCGGGTGACCGACGGGCAGCTCGACGTCGCCTTCGTGCACGAGGTCGAGGGATGTGCGCTGCACATCCCCGAGGACCTGCGGCTGCGCGTCCTGGTCGAGCGCGAACCGCAGTTCGTCATGCTGCCCGCGGACCACCCCGCGGCCGCCCGGCCCGTCGTCGGCCTCGCCGACCTCGCCGACGACCGGTGGATGGTCGACCCCACCGTCGACGGCGAATGGGACGGCGTGCACCGCATGCTGCGCGCCGTCGGCCTCAACCCCCGGGTGCTGCACGGCGACTACCACACGGCCGCCTCCCTGGTCGCCACCGGCGAGGTCGTCACGGTCTGCCAGCCCAGTTCCCAGTCCCGCCCCGACACGGCGGTGCGGCGCCTGTACGGCGACCCCCTCGGCGTACGCCTGCTGCTGGCCGCCCGCACCCGGGCCGAGCTGGACGCCGTCTTCCCCGCGCTGGAGGACGCGTACTGGGAGGCCGCCCGTCAGTCCACCGCCTACCGGGAGTGGCTGGAAGGGGGCGGGATCCGGACGCTGCCCCGATGCCCGGTGACCGCCACGGGAGGCGGCCGGGTGGAGTTCGTGCGGGCCCGCTGA
- the snpA gene encoding snapalysin: MRITLPLLSTAVGLGLTAAVLGTGPAATAAAPQEPVRAAQLGYQPSAGSGEDAAANRAFFEAVVKSVAEKRAANPSAAAAVTVYYSATNAPSFRSQISRSAQIWNSSVSNVRLAESSSGADFAYYEGNDSRGSYASTNGHGSGYIFLDYRQNQQYDSTRVTAHETGHVLGLPDHYSGPCSELMSGGGPGPSCTNPYPNSNERSRVNQLWAYGFQAALDKALEKASQR, from the coding sequence ATGCGTATCACCCTGCCTCTGCTGTCCACCGCGGTCGGTCTCGGCCTGACGGCCGCCGTGCTCGGCACCGGCCCCGCCGCGACGGCCGCGGCGCCCCAGGAGCCGGTCAGAGCCGCCCAGCTCGGCTACCAGCCCTCGGCCGGCTCGGGCGAGGACGCGGCCGCCAACCGCGCGTTCTTCGAGGCGGTCGTCAAGTCCGTCGCCGAGAAGCGCGCCGCCAACCCGTCCGCCGCCGCGGCCGTCACCGTCTACTACAGCGCCACCAACGCGCCGAGCTTCCGTTCCCAGATATCCCGCTCCGCCCAGATCTGGAACAGCTCGGTGTCCAACGTACGGCTCGCGGAGTCGAGTTCCGGCGCGGACTTCGCGTACTACGAGGGCAACGACTCGCGCGGCTCGTACGCGTCCACGAACGGGCACGGCAGCGGCTACATCTTCCTCGACTACCGCCAGAACCAGCAGTACGACTCGACCCGCGTGACCGCCCACGAGACCGGGCACGTGCTCGGCCTGCCCGACCACTACTCCGGGCCGTGCAGCGAGCTGATGTCGGGCGGCGGCCCCGGCCCGTCCTGCACCAACCCCTACCCGAACTCCAACGAGCGCAGCCGGGTGAACCAGCTGTGGGCCTACGGCTTCCAGGCCGCCCTCGACAAGGCGCTGGAGAAGGCCTCCCAGCGCTGA
- a CDS encoding adenosylcobinamide amidohydrolase → MPALLPPPRTGADRLLNVEDLTRVEDGERLHALLWRPGPGWRMVSSAVLGGGTGERAWVLNAQVAHGYRRTDPARHLADLARAAGAHGPGVGLMTAADVSAHGRARDGGAEAVATAGISVRGWAAAPEEGAAGAVPPGTINIVAALPVALSDAALVNAVMTATEAKVQALLDAGLDCSGTPTDAVCVAARAPVGEAEVLAFAGPRSEWGARLARAVHRAVGAALPAVP, encoded by the coding sequence GTGCCCGCCCTCCTGCCGCCGCCCCGCACCGGGGCCGACCGCCTGCTGAACGTGGAAGACCTGACCCGGGTGGAGGACGGCGAACGGCTGCACGCCCTGCTGTGGCGCCCGGGGCCGGGGTGGCGGATGGTCAGCAGCGCCGTGCTGGGCGGCGGGACCGGAGAGCGCGCCTGGGTGCTCAACGCCCAGGTCGCCCACGGCTACCGGCGCACCGACCCCGCACGGCACCTGGCCGACCTGGCCCGAGCCGCCGGGGCCCACGGGCCGGGCGTGGGCCTGATGACGGCCGCCGACGTGTCCGCCCACGGCCGGGCGCGGGACGGCGGGGCCGAGGCCGTGGCGACCGCCGGCATCTCGGTGCGGGGCTGGGCGGCCGCACCGGAGGAGGGCGCCGCCGGGGCCGTGCCGCCCGGAACGATCAACATCGTCGCCGCGCTGCCGGTCGCACTGAGCGACGCCGCCCTGGTCAACGCGGTGATGACGGCGACCGAGGCCAAGGTCCAGGCGCTGCTCGACGCCGGTCTCGACTGCTCCGGCACCCCCACCGACGCGGTGTGCGTCGCCGCCCGGGCCCCGGTCGGCGAGGCCGAGGTGCTCGCCTTCGCGGGACCCAGGTCCGAGTGGGGCGCCCGGCTCGCCCGCGCCGTCCACCGGGCCGTGGGTGCCGCGCTGCCCGCGGTCCCGTGA